Proteins from a genomic interval of Candidatus Omnitrophota bacterium:
- a CDS encoding PilZ domain-containing protein: MERRNYPRFETNESAMVIQDTGSPEKTVILEEVAEQGVRVIGYEPLKPKDHIKIHFKVPFFCPHTVQKKAVVIWVRPASGIMWEAGLDFGPDNLVNIPFQ, encoded by the coding sequence ATGGAGCGCAGGAATTATCCGCGTTTTGAAACGAACGAATCGGCAATGGTAATCCAGGATACGGGCTCCCCGGAAAAAACCGTGATCCTGGAAGAAGTAGCCGAACAGGGAGTCCGGGTAATCGGTTACGAACCGCTCAAACCCAAAGACCATATAAAAATACACTTTAAGGTCCCGTTTTTTTGCCCTCATACGGTACAAAAAAAAGCCGTGGTGATCTGGGTAAGACCGGCATCAGGGATAATGTGGGAAGCTGGCCTGGATTTCGGCCCGGATAACCTGGTAAATATCCCGTTTCAGTAA